A single Bosea sp. PAMC 26642 DNA region contains:
- a CDS encoding alpha-D-ribose 1-methylphosphonate 5-phosphate C-P-lyase PhnJ, which translates to MTLHQTVPGDDTKPAYNYAYLDEQTKRMIRRALLKAVAVPGYQVPFGSREMPLARGWGTGGIQVTAAIIGPADTLKVIDQGADDTTNAVSIRRFFEHTADARTTEATNQATIIQTRHRIPEAPLSAGQIMVYQVPMPEPLRKLEPHEAETRKMHAWAEYGLMQVKLYENIARFGEVTTTYDYPVMVNGRYVMAPSPIPKFDNPKMHMSPALQLFGAGREKRIYALPPHTSVKSLDFDDHPFRIQSWNEPCGLCGAGDSYLDEVVIDDRGGRMFVCSDSHHCETRREAGHRGAMLGDAAASGLVTEAKP; encoded by the coding sequence ATGACGCTTCACCAGACAGTGCCCGGCGACGATACAAAGCCGGCTTACAACTATGCCTATCTCGACGAACAGACCAAGCGGATGATCCGGCGCGCCCTGCTCAAGGCGGTGGCGGTGCCCGGCTATCAGGTGCCGTTCGGCTCGCGCGAGATGCCGCTCGCCCGTGGCTGGGGCACCGGCGGCATCCAGGTGACGGCGGCTATCATCGGGCCGGCCGACACGCTGAAAGTAATCGACCAGGGTGCCGACGACACCACCAACGCCGTCTCGATTCGGCGCTTTTTCGAGCACACCGCCGATGCGCGCACTACAGAGGCGACGAATCAGGCGACGATCATCCAGACCCGCCACCGCATCCCCGAGGCGCCGCTGAGCGCCGGGCAGATCATGGTCTATCAGGTGCCGATGCCTGAGCCGCTGCGCAAGCTCGAGCCGCACGAGGCCGAGACGCGCAAGATGCACGCCTGGGCCGAATACGGTCTGATGCAGGTCAAGCTTTACGAGAACATCGCCCGCTTCGGCGAGGTGACGACGACCTACGACTATCCTGTCATGGTCAATGGCCGCTATGTCATGGCGCCCTCGCCGATCCCGAAATTCGACAATCCGAAGATGCACATGTCGCCGGCATTGCAGCTCTTCGGAGCCGGTCGCGAAAAGCGCATCTACGCGCTGCCGCCCCATACCAGCGTGAAGAGCCTCGATTTCGACGACCATCCCTTCCGCATCCAGAGCTGGAATGAGCCCTGCGGGCTCTGCGGCGCGGGCGACAGTTATCTCGACGAGGTCGTGATCGACGACCGGGGCGGGCGCATGTTCGTCTGCTCCGACAGCCACCATTGCGAGACGCGCCGCGAAGCCGGCCATCGCGGCGCAATGCTGGGCGATGCGGCGGCGAGCGGGTTGGTGACGGAGGCGAAGCCATGA
- the phnK gene encoding phosphonate C-P lyase system protein PhnK yields MTIHISPPETALDPAPLLSVHDVSRFYGERIGCADVSFDLWPGEVLGIVGESGSGKSTLLRCLAGIDRPDAGEVLFRGSGTPLDIYSVPEQERRRLMRTAWGIVHQNPRDGLRMDVSAGGNVGERLMDRGDRHYGQIRERALDWLARVEISESRIDDGPRQFSGGMQQRLQIARVLVSEPKLVFMDEPTGGLDVSVQAKLLDLLRVLVRDLGLAAIIVTHDLAVARLLTDRLMVMKDGHVVEQGLTDQVLDDPHHAYTQLLTSAVLSV; encoded by the coding sequence ATGACCATTCACATCTCCCCGCCCGAAACCGCGCTCGACCCCGCTCCTCTGCTCTCGGTCCATGACGTCAGCCGCTTCTATGGCGAGCGTATCGGCTGCGCCGATGTCTCCTTCGACCTCTGGCCGGGCGAAGTGCTCGGCATCGTCGGCGAATCGGGCTCGGGCAAATCGACGCTGCTGCGCTGCCTCGCCGGCATCGACAGGCCCGACGCAGGAGAAGTGCTGTTCCGGGGTTCGGGCACCCCGCTCGACATCTACTCCGTGCCCGAGCAGGAGCGCCGCCGCCTGATGCGCACGGCCTGGGGCATTGTCCACCAGAACCCGCGCGACGGTCTGCGCATGGACGTCTCGGCCGGCGGCAATGTCGGCGAGCGCCTGATGGATCGCGGCGACCGGCATTACGGACAGATCCGCGAGCGAGCGCTGGACTGGCTCGCCCGCGTCGAGATTTCGGAAAGCCGCATCGACGATGGCCCGCGCCAGTTCTCCGGCGGAATGCAGCAGCGCCTGCAGATCGCCCGCGTGCTGGTCTCGGAGCCGAAGCTGGTCTTTATGGACGAGCCGACCGGCGGGCTCGATGTTTCGGTGCAGGCCAAGCTGCTCGACCTGCTGCGCGTGCTGGTCCGCGATCTGGGTCTGGCCGCGATCATCGTCACCCACGACCTTGCCGTGGCGCGGCTCCTCACCGACCGGTTGATGGTGATGAAGGACGGTCATGTCGTCGAGCAGGGTTTGACCGACCAGGTGCTGGACGACCCGCATCATGCTTATACGCAGCTCCTGACCTCGGCGGTGCTGAGTGTTTGA
- the phnL gene encoding phosphonate C-P lyase system protein PhnL, producing MTTMIHVENVAKAFTLQNQGGVRLPVFDDVNFSVAAGEALVLAGASGAGKSSLLRILYGNYRPSSGHIHITHAGRPIDIVAAVPRTVLDIRRRTLGFVSQFLRVIPRVSALDIVRDPLLARGVSPEEASERAKAMLARLNLPERLWHLAPATFSGGEQQRVNIARSFVDPSAVMLIDEPTASLDAANRDVVVELIAEARQKGSAIVGIFHDEAVREAVATRYLDITDFRKAA from the coding sequence ATGACCACGATGATTCACGTCGAGAACGTCGCCAAGGCCTTCACCCTGCAAAATCAGGGCGGCGTCCGGCTGCCCGTTTTCGACGACGTCAATTTCAGCGTCGCGGCTGGCGAAGCGTTGGTGCTGGCCGGCGCCTCCGGGGCCGGAAAGTCGAGCCTGCTGCGCATCCTCTACGGCAATTACCGACCAAGCTCCGGCCATATCCACATCACCCATGCCGGCCGGCCGATCGACATCGTCGCCGCCGTGCCGCGCACCGTGCTCGACATCCGGCGCCGCACGCTGGGCTTCGTCTCGCAATTCCTGCGCGTCATTCCGCGCGTCTCGGCCCTCGACATCGTGCGCGATCCTCTGCTGGCGCGCGGCGTCTCGCCCGAGGAGGCGAGCGAGCGGGCCAAAGCCATGCTCGCCCGGCTGAACCTGCCCGAGCGGCTCTGGCATCTCGCGCCGGCGACATTTTCGGGCGGCGAGCAGCAGCGCGTCAACATCGCCCGCTCCTTCGTCGATCCCTCGGCCGTCATGCTGATCGACGAGCCCACCGCCTCGCTCGATGCTGCCAACCGCGACGTGGTGGTGGAACTGATCGCCGAAGCACGTCAGAAGGGCTCGGCCATCGTCGGGATCTTCCATGACGAGGCCGTGCGCGAGGCCGTCGCGACGCGCTATCTCGACATCACCGATTTCCGGAAGGCCGCCTGA